The proteins below come from a single Triticum aestivum cultivar Chinese Spring chromosome 5D, IWGSC CS RefSeq v2.1, whole genome shotgun sequence genomic window:
- the LOC123120767 gene encoding tropinone reductase-like 3 — MDVKCRRLEGKVAVVTASTQGIGLAIAERLGLEGAAVVISSRKQKNVDEAVEGLRAKGITVVGAVCHVSNAEQRKHLVDTAVKNFGHIDIVVSNAAANPSVDSILEMKESVLDKLWDINVKASILLLQDAAPHLRKGSSVILISSIAGYNPDAALTMYGVTKTALFGLTKALATEMGPNTRVNCIAPGFVPTRFAGFLTTNETIRNELIERSILKRLGSVEDMASAAAFLASDDASFITAETIVVAGGTQSRL, encoded by the exons ATGGATGTCAAGTGCCGGCGTCTGGAGGGGAAGGTGGCCGTCGTGACGGCTTCCACGCAGGGCATCGGCCTCGCCATCGCCGAGCGCCTCGGCCTGGAGGGCGCCGCGGTCGTCATCTCCTCCCGCAAGCAG AAAAACGTGGACGAGGCGGTGGAGGGCCTCAGGGCAAAGGGGATCACCGTTGTCGGGGCCGTCTGCCACGTCTCCAACGCCGAGCAGCGCAAGCACCTCGTCGACACGGCCGTCAAG AATTTCGGACATATTGATATTGTTGTCTCCAATGCCGCTGCAAATCCTTCTGTGGATAGCATACTAGAGATGAAAGAGTCAGTTCTTGACAAGCTATGGGATATTAATGTCAAAGCTTCTATTCTTCTACTTCAG GACGCCGCACCACATTTGAGGAAGGGATCATCTGTGATACTAATTTCTTCAATTGCTGGCTATAATCCTGATGCAGCTTTAACGATGTATGGTGTTACAAAGACTGCCCTTTTTGGTCTCACGAAG GCTCTTGCTACTGAGATGGGCCCAAATACCCGTGTTAACTGTATAGCTCCTGGGTTTGTTCCTACACGTTTTGCTGGTTTCCTCACAACTAATGAGACCATT AGAAATGAACTTATCGAGAGGAGCATACTTAAGAGATTGGGTAGCGTGGAAGACATGGCTTCAGCCGCCGCTTTCCTGGCATCCGACGATGCATCCTTCATTACAGCTGAAACAATTGTTGTTGCCGGAGGAACACAATCAAGACTATAG
- the LOC123120765 gene encoding uncharacterized protein yields the protein MVLRRAAVESPKKVAALVDLVNLPTALREFAGGRSQMSHLSFFLGVWSHIKNNNLQDPTNRNIVNCDEKLKTVLLGRSKVELSELPMLVKLHFPKVFKS from the exons atggtgctgcggcgggcggcggtggagtCTCCTAAGAAGGTGGCGGCTCTCGTCGACCTGGTTAACCTGCCCACGGCGCTGCGGGAGTTCGCGGGGGGCCGTTCCCAGATGTCCCacctctccttcttccttggcGTCTGGTCACACATCAAGAACAACAACCTCCAG GACCCGACCAACAGGAACATTGTAAACTGTGATGAGAAGCTGAAAACTGTGCTGTTGGGCAGGTCTAAGGTGGAGCTCTCGGAACTCCCAATGCTTGTCAAGCTACATTTCCCAAAAGTTTTCAAGTCGTAA